Proteins found in one Candidatus Aegiribacteria sp. genomic segment:
- a CDS encoding T9SS type A sorting domain-containing protein, which yields MKTNLFLLVLFACTSIVLAQGHQVDGDLSSEWEATGFNNARSIVRDADGYFHMVYHTQINPDATPGGPCDIFYSHTILPAPPTSSMDWTPPFPIASMPEDDRYPSIAIEHGSALNPSDDDTLHVVWQHKDDMSGVYDIWYVSCPNMQNPPPDAWGMPVPIYTSPRNSLVPDIDCSLGNLLHVVWQEEDYEGLYSEILYLMSPDHGISWTNLTDISQTPSTNSQMPDVATVIDFMDPPSQFTYYSDQVHVVWNDDLASSPPNIYYRSSPDAGFSWNVSENVSIQSGSNSEDGYPSLTVSREDIPHVVWMHGVLPHDPDSPGPYKPGFDPTVPTSFPGPLAGMYAEITQEIRYSNRYGGVWIPFETVSSGMIDNEFPSIACDQFDMLHTAWQAWDGMDYEIFQAHRIAVSPSWFGWENISMDVAHDDLFPSEATKKAAMYTEGYDLVWTKIDSNLDAGGHGPPAALSPAHEIWFSGNTSYMYVPIAGHDENEANEDFFAESNPVRSGTWINTGNSSGNISIYDLSGRVVLERSIESEDGGFYWNVSSGLPAGAYSILFEKEGSRETSNVVVLGR from the coding sequence ATGAAAACGAACCTTTTCTTACTCGTACTCTTTGCCTGTACTTCCATAGTACTGGCACAGGGTCATCAGGTGGATGGAGACCTGTCGAGTGAATGGGAAGCTACAGGGTTTAACAATGCCAGGAGCATCGTGAGGGATGCCGATGGGTATTTTCACATGGTCTACCATACCCAGATTAATCCCGATGCAACTCCGGGCGGCCCCTGCGATATTTTCTACAGTCATACCATTCTACCGGCACCACCCACTTCATCAATGGACTGGACACCACCTTTCCCCATTGCTTCTATGCCAGAGGATGACAGGTATCCATCAATCGCCATAGAACACGGTTCAGCACTGAATCCAAGTGATGACGATACACTTCATGTTGTATGGCAGCATAAGGATGATATGTCCGGTGTATACGATATCTGGTACGTATCGTGTCCTAACATGCAAAACCCGCCTCCCGACGCGTGGGGAATGCCGGTTCCGATTTACACAAGTCCACGCAACTCGCTAGTCCCGGATATCGACTGTTCACTGGGCAACCTTCTTCATGTAGTATGGCAGGAGGAGGATTACGAAGGTTTGTATTCGGAAATACTGTACCTGATGAGCCCCGACCATGGCATTAGCTGGACAAACCTTACTGACATCAGCCAGACCCCGTCAACGAACAGCCAGATGCCGGATGTGGCAACTGTGATCGATTTCATGGATCCGCCTTCACAGTTCACTTACTATTCGGATCAGGTTCACGTAGTATGGAATGACGATCTGGCTTCTTCTCCACCGAATATCTATTACCGAAGCAGTCCCGACGCCGGATTCTCATGGAATGTATCCGAGAATGTGTCGATCCAGTCCGGAAGTAACAGCGAAGATGGATATCCTTCACTTACAGTAAGCAGGGAAGACATCCCGCACGTTGTATGGATGCATGGAGTATTACCTCATGATCCTGACTCACCTGGACCTTACAAGCCGGGCTTCGACCCTACCGTTCCCACAAGTTTCCCGGGACCACTTGCCGGAATGTACGCGGAAATAACGCAGGAAATCCGCTACAGCAACAGATACGGCGGAGTATGGATACCCTTTGAAACAGTATCCAGCGGAATGATTGACAACGAATTCCCTTCTATAGCCTGCGACCAGTTCGATATGCTTCATACGGCCTGGCAAGCCTGGGATGGCATGGACTATGAGATCTTCCAGGCGCACAGAATAGCTGTTTCTCCTTCGTGGTTCGGCTGGGAAAACATCTCCATGGATGTAGCTCATGACGACCTGTTCCCATCCGAAGCAACGAAGAAGGCCGCGATGTACACCGAGGGCTACGACCTTGTGTGGACAAAAATAGATAGTAATCTCGATGCCGGAGGTCATGGCCCGCCGGCTGCCCTGTCGCCTGCCCATGAGATATGGTTTTCTGGAAATACAAGTTACATGTATGTTCCAATTGCAGGCCACGATGAGAATGAAGCAAATGAAGATTTCTTCGCTGAAAGCAACCCGGTAAGAAGCGGTACCTGGATTAACACAGGCAACAGTTCCGGAAACATCAGTATCTACGATCTCTCCGGAAGGGTTGTGCTTGAGCGAAGTATCGAGTCGGAAGACGGTGGATTCTACTGGAATGTCTCTTCCGGGCTGCCTGCCGGTGCTTACTCGATCCTTTTCGAAAAAGAAGGCTCAAGAGAAACTTCAAACGTAGTAGTGCTCGGACGATAA